CAACTAGGATAAAGGTTTCGTGGTAGTCAACTCTCAGTTGTCTGTAATAGCCATCAGTAACAAGGCAATCTTTATAAGCAACCAAAGGACTGTCAGTATTCATTTTGTGTTGAAAATCTATATAGAGAGGATAACATTCATATACACTAGTACAAAACCTATTTAATAGTGCGATGCAGGGGCGGAACACAAGCACTACAAGTAGGGGGGCCGGAATCAAAACttcataattaaaatatataagcAAGTTTTATTTTGTGCAAAACTATGACATATTAAAACTGTAAACATGAAAACTAATATAAATATTGTTACATCGTTTTTCAAAGTGGAACGTGACGATCTTTTGCATTTTTTAAGTCTTGTACAATTGTGTCTAAACTAATCTTTTCAGCAAGTTCTCGTTCGAAGTGCAAAACCATTGAGTCATTCAAAAACTCGTCTTCCATTTTATTCCGTAACCTTGTTTTAATGAGGTTCATTGCCAAAAATGACATCTCCGTTGTAGCAGTAGAAACTGGAAGAGTAAGTATGAGACTCACTACTTGATAAATAAGATCAAAGTTCGCCACTCTTTTTGTCTTTATCAACCATTGACACAATTCTGATATAGATGTCAATAGTTTATAATCTACATGTTGAATGACATCAATCTTATAATCTTGAAGTTGTATCTTCAAAAGTACTTTCTCTTGTTCATTGAAATCTTCGGGATAAAACTTCTCTACTAACTTAATCACATCACCACTTCGAAAAGGCTCAACGACACTTTTAGGATCTAAAGTTGTTGAAAGTCGAAGCATCTCCGTTGATATATTATTTAATCGATGATTTAGTTCAATTAATTGACAATTAATTGCTTCATAAAATATATCCACCCGGTAATGATGCTCAAGTGTATGATCACTATGCTCATTACATGCTCGAGCCCCTGTACTAAAGTATGGAGAAGACATATCAGGGGTATCAATGTTGCGTTCCTGAAAAAACGACATAACAAGAGACAACAAACCATCCCATATTTCATCTTTCATTTTTTGCAATAACAATTTGGTGGATGCAACTAGCCTCAATGCATTACAAATATCTTGAGATTGTCTTTGTAAAGCTTGACAAGGTAAATCGGTAATCTCCATTATTTCTTTCTCAAGATGAAGAACAAAAATGAACTCAAATGTAGTAATAGCCTCATATGCTGAATCTGCGTCGCCTTTGATTGGACCGGTGCCATCTTTAATAATTTTAAGTAAAACGTCACAAGTTGGACTAAACATTTTAATTAAGCTTGAAACTGACTTGAGGTGAGAACTCTATCTAGTATCGCCAGCTCCTTGTAATGTACCAATTTGATTAAGACCTCTACCTGTCTCTAACTCATCAATAGAAATCTTATAAGCAATTTCCTCAGCTTGTGCATCTCTAAGTTGGTCGGTACGCTTGGAGGAAGCACCAACAACATTGATAACAAAAGATAATCGAGTAAAAACTTATGTAATGCAACAACTCCTTGGGAAGCATCCATTAATGCTAATTGTAATCGATGTGCAAAACAATGAACATAATATGCGTATGGACAATCATTTGAAATCAATGCTTGCAAACCCTTGAAATGACCTCGCATATTACTTGCATCATCATAGCCCTGACCACGAATTGACttaatgtaacgcccgggtttcagggctcagcatttttgtcaatgtaatagtctagatcaactcttgtaactcttttgaagtaataaagatgaaatatttgagtattatgtgaattatgtgtatttatgtgcttataatttaattataaatgtat
The genomic region above belongs to Lactuca sativa cultivar Salinas chromosome 4, Lsat_Salinas_v11, whole genome shotgun sequence and contains:
- the LOC111899702 gene encoding uncharacterized protein LOC111899702; translated protein: MFSPTCDVLLKIIKDGTGPIKGDADSAYEAITTFEFIFVLHLEKEIMEITDLPCQALQRQSQDICNALRLVASTKLLLQKMKDEIWDGLLSLVMSFFQERNIDTPDMSSPYFSTGARACNEHSDHTLEHHYRVDIFYEAINCQLIELNHRLNNISTEMLRLSTTLDPKSVVEPFRSGDVIKLVEKFYPEDFNEQEKVLLKIQLQDYKIDVIQHVDYKLLTSISELCQWLIKTKRVANFDLIYQVVSLILTLPVSTATTEMSFLAMNLIKTRLRNKMEDEFLNDSMVLHFERELAEKISLDTIVQDLKNAKDRHVPL